The Penicillium psychrofluorescens genome assembly, chromosome: 2 nucleotide sequence AGGCTCACCACTCTCAGTGGGAAATCCCTCACGAACCCAGAGGCGGTAGTTGTTTAAAATGTGCACATTAGGGTGACCGAAGACGCGCAGAGTCCAGCCCACGCGGGGTGCAGAGAAGACGCCTAGCTCAGCAGTGTCGTAGACCACGATCTCATCGTCGCGACGGATTCCCAACTCACTCATTGCCTCTGCAAAGGTCTCACACGTCGGCAACATGTGCGGATAAGGAGAGTCATGGTCTTTGACGGCGTCGATGTCAAAGAACCGAGCAGAGGGGATGCGTGAGTTGCGGAACGAGTCGATTCCCTTCCGGCCCTCTGGGTCATTGGGCATAAACCAGGCTGCACAAAGAGGGATCACCCGTGGGGAAGTTGAGATCTTGGTCGGCGGGTTCTTTTTGAGTGCGTCGTTGAGCTGTTTCGGGGTGACAAGgtacgaggagaaggagatttGGCGGGACTGCGCATGTAGGCCCGGAGGGGTGGCTGTGGCCATGGCCCGGAACAAGCGGGTAGAGGGAGCTGAAGCAGATCGAATGGCCACAAAAGCCATGATTTACATAACAGATGGAAACAGTGtagaggaaagaaagcgagAAAGAGGGTGAGa carries:
- a CDS encoding uncharacterized protein (ID:PFLUO_003408-T1.cds;~source:funannotate), translated to MAFVAIRSASAPSTRLFRAMATATPPGLHAQSRQISFSSYLVTPKQLNDALKKNPPTKISTSPRVIPLCAAWFMPNDPEGRKGIDSFRNSRIPSARFFDIDAVKDHDSPYPHMLPTCETFAEAMSELGIRRDDEIVVYDTAELGVFSAPRVGWTLRVFGHPNVHILNNYRLWVREGFPTESGEPAPRETTKYPVPTYDSKLVISFREMKELALDYGKEGAEDVEILDARSHGRWAGTDPEPRPGLSSGHVPGSKSMPFQELLDPETKTYLPAADLRKIFEDRKIEPSRSIISSCGTGVTATVIETALGEADYGEPSLRRVYDGSWTEWAQRVKESDGLIKKTKA